The Sorex araneus isolate mSorAra2 chromosome 7, mSorAra2.pri, whole genome shotgun sequence nucleotide sequence cacttataataataatagctgcTAATTAAATGGATTTACAGTCTACAAAATAGTAAAATTGTCAATAGCATAAAATCctttaattttataattcctaAACTTGTGATGGAGTCTCACTTTGGGTCAAAGAGATGACTCAATAGAAAAAGACCTAGGAGGGATGccagcacaaagccaagagcagCCCTGAACACCCCTAGGTGTGACCGTAAaaaaatagtagcactgcacagaagtaaaaaattttctttcagttcATTTTCAAATTAGTAGCAGTGTTTTCATGAGGGAAGTGTTTGTTCTAGAGAGTTCTTGTAAactcaaatttaattaaaagacaGTGTACAGCTTTCCTGTTAGCGGGTGATAGTTGCATGTATGAAGAAATTCAGTGATCTGACCTGGAATCAATTCTTGACATTTCTGaaaagcaaaacctctttcagtaTTAATGATCTATTTACCTCTCTCAGGACTCACTCAAAAAGAACAGTTCTTAGAAATGGGAAATTCAGGATGGGGataccccctcccccgcccccccccgggaAATCTACAGGTCAAAAGGCTTGTTTGACcattcaaaagacaaaaaactgTTTCACAAGAGGTACACAGCATCCACAGCAATTAAACCAGTTCTCTACACCTATAAAACGGTACAATCTTTCCAAAGAATAAAAAGGGATTGCAAACTACTTATTTGGGCAGATTAAATCTTTTATCACTTTTAAAAGTTCTTGTACtatcaaaatatatacatatagtactATATGTTCCATGAAAGGGTAACTCCAAATTACTGGGAGAAATACTGTTTATCCttagagaaataattttcttagtcCCTAAGCAAATCTGTTGGGCTTCCTTCTGTACACTCTCAGAGCCCTGCTTGTAAACGTGGTGACGTTTGTTTTTAAACAGGACTGAAAGGGAGCTGTGATTCCCAAGTCACTGTCCAGTGCTCAGAATCTATCTTTACTTTTCCTCGAAAAGAGTTCTTAGACTGAATTCTGTTGTGGCTCTATAAAAATCTACCAAGAATTTCATGTACTGACCAACAGAAAGCATACTCCCATGCTCCGCCACTGAGAGGAGCTAGAAAGATTCTCGCGAGTGAGTTCAAAACTGGATCAAGGATCAAGATGTAGAGCAGtacaatttttaaatggttaCACAGACTTAGATTCTTTTGGTCCAAAAAATATTTGAACCTGAGTAAAACATGTGATCTATGTTGTGATTACCCTGTTTTCCACTAAGAAGCGTTATATTTATACCTCACCAACAACCGCAGTGAAGGCAGGGAAGCCTTCATTTACAAGCTAAACTGCAGACTTAAAGTGTTGAGAACTGTCTTTCAAAGTTAAGAGCTTTCCCGCAGAGAGCTGAGAGCTTAGTGTCAGTATGCAGCAGGTCTTGGTTCTGATTCAAGCcaggcatggtccccaagcacctttgGGTCCTCAGCAGGAGCCAGGAACAGAACTTAAGCctgggcaggtgtgacccaacacaccTCCCTCCCGGCCCTCACTAAAAAAGTGGGTTCAAAAGGACTTAAAAGctcagcctcctcccccaccttgCCAGGATGTGTGCCTAATTGAATCATCTTAAATTCTGATACTGTTCTATTTAATGACTCTTCTAGGAAACCAATAGTTCTTTCTGCTTGTTTTTCTTATCTCCAGGGAATCCCATAAACAATCTAACTCACCTTCGGGGCTAAATGGATAAAGGATGTTTCACAATGAAGGGGATTCAAGCCAACTAAGAATTTAGAATAGCGAGGGATTTAAAAATTCCCCGCTGAAGAGCCTTCCCAAAGACTATTGATAGCTTCTAAAAAGCAAAGGACAATAGCTCTATGCAGTTtagagaggagggggaaaaaactGCAAGCTTCTTTAGCAATTTAGAAACGAAGTGAAGGATTTCACAAAAAAAATCCTAAGCACCTTCCTTCTCATTGCAATGCGTGGGGGAAGCCGCAAGCGCGCGGCAATTTCTGTAAGCTCCCCGAGTCAGGTGACTTGTTGTCATTTGTCATTTCCACTATTGAGGCTGGCCATCCCGCCGGCTTCTGTCGTTACCCCAGGGCAGCTGTGGGAGTTGCTGGCAGCTAGAGGGCTCTGCCACGCTCTAGCACTGCCAATTTCCAGGGCCCCAGGACACAGGCTCCTCGCACGCGTATTTACCAGGTCTGTCTTAGGAACATCAAAGCGCTCAAAGACTCAATCTAGAACTTCTAAGAATGGTGTGGAAgcggcggtggggggaggggagggttagGCAGCCTGGAGGAAGGTCCCCACCCCGCTCCCAGGAGAGAGAAAAGGttagggaggggaagggagcgCCAGGGGGTGGCGCAGCGCACCTTGTCGGACTGGTGGCTGACCGCGGTGCCGAATCTGCAGTAGGTGACGAAGTGCTCGCAGTTGTTCCAAAGCAAGCTGTAGGGAGACAAGCCCATGAGCTTCTCCGCCCTCCGCGCCACCTCCTCGTTGAGCAGCGCCTTCTTCTTGAGGGACTTGTCCAGGTGATTGACCAGGATGTCGGCTCCGTAGGCGAAGTCCTCCACCGTGTCCACGCGGATGCTGGCCACCTTGCTAATGACGCCGAGCAGGAGACGCTTGCTGGACACCACCGGCTGCGTGAGCTCCTGATTGTCGGTCAGGGCCAGCAGGATGTCGGGCATCAGGTGGGCGACACGGTTGTTGCCCAGGTAGATACCGTAATGGGTCAAGTGGATCCGGGGCACCTCCAGCACGTCGCCGCGAAGGAAGGAACTGATGTCGTAGAACCGGCCCTTGGCTTTGTCCTCGGCCGGCTCGCCCGAGCTgaacagtttgaagttggagatgAGGAGCAGCTTCTCCAACAGGAAGGTCACCACCTCCTGCATCGGGTTCTTCATCCTGCAAGGCAAAGGGAGCACTGAGGGAGGCGCTGCTGCCTCTCCGGTACTGGCCGGCTCGGCCCAGGTGAGCTCGCCCGACTGGGCCCGCGGGACTGCAGCCCACCTGCAGGCCGGTGGCTCGACGCTGCAGCCGAAAGCGCCTACGAGAGGGGGATCGGGGACGGGAAAGGCCGGGAGAAGCCTGGTGGGGCTGCACTGGCTCGGCCGGCCGAGAGGACGAGCGTCAAGCGGCTGCTGATTGCCTGCTACGGGGCTCGCGGTGCGGCGAGGAGGCAAAGGGGCTCACCTGGAGGTAGGGTCGGGGCTCAGCGCAGCGCTGGGTGCTCGGCGGGGCAGCATTCGCCGGGGCCTTTTATCGCCGTCGAGGGGGGTGTGGCCGATCGCCGTCACAGACCCAGCGAGAGCGCTGATTGGACGGCGGCGGCGAGCCCCACTCGCCGCGTGGGACCCGCGGGACCTTCTGCAGCTTGGAACCAGGTGGCCAGTTCCCGGGCCCCGGGGTTCTGCGCCGCAACGCCCTGCCTAACGCGGGCGCCTCTTGGCGCTGTGGAGCTCCGAGCGCGTCCAGGCTTTGGAGAGTTCCAAAGCTACCTCACCCGTCCGGCCTGGGGGCGCATGTCGCGCACTtcgaggttcttttttttttcggtgggaATCCCCAAGACGTAACTTCTCATCAGAATCAACGCCCTAAGAGAACAAAGCTCCCGAGCATCGGCTGCCCGAACGTGTTTGCATTTGCTTTGCCCGCTCTGCAGGTGCTCCCGGGAAACCTGCGGATTCCCTTTTACATTCCACCTTGCAGATCCCTGTCCCCCCTCTTATAAAGCACTGAGCCCGCGCGGGGGGTGCAGGAGCAGCCGGCGCATCCAGGGGCAGCGCGCGGCCGGTGTCAGAACCCGAAGCGTCTCAGCGTTCCCGGGAACCGGTGACCGTTGAGCACGCAGCACCCC carries:
- the LRAT gene encoding lecithin retinol acyltransferase, which translates into the protein MLPRRAPSAALSPDPTSRMKNPMQEVVTFLLEKLLLISNFKLFSSGEPAEDKAKGRFYDISSFLRGDVLEVPRIHLTHYGIYLGNNRVAHLMPDILLALTDNQELTQPVVSSKRLLLGVISKVASIRVDTVEDFAYGADILVNHLDKSLKKKALLNEEVARRAEKLMGLSPYSLLWNNCEHFVTYCRFGTAVSHQSDKFCEIVKIIIRDQRSVLASAVLGLASIVYLGLASYATLPAIFIPFILWMAG